In one window of Opitutus sp. GAS368 DNA:
- a CDS encoding cytochrome C has product MSNNPRVGHEKECALIVRFTRTVPTGFIKASLVALLAAMAVTARALPSFARQMNLQCAACHAEFPILTDMGRLFKLSGYTMSSDQSMLPVIAAMIEPSFTNTRIGQDGGAAPGFAANNNYATTQASLFYAGRLFGPYASKLFGNSAASFLNKIGIFSQMTYDGVAKTWSWDNTELRYADNAAVSGHNVLWGVYLNNNPTLQDPWNTVPAWGFPFASSKLAPTPGAAPLIAGALAQQVAGVGAYAMIDNKLYLDLGAYKTLPSRVQHALGIDPSGETQIASPAPYCRIAYTQSAGGGAWETGLFALAASAYPGRDNSAGTDRMVDFGIDTEFQKTIGANDLTTLVTYIHESDKWNASQALGNTAKSSGTLDEFKGSVHYLIDKTYGFAVQYFSVTGSSDSLAYASSPENSPNSDGYILEADYLPLNKGTGPAFWPRSNVKFSLQYTAYNRFDGSKTNVDGGGHSAKDNNTLYLQAWFAF; this is encoded by the coding sequence ATGTCCAACAACCCACGCGTCGGTCATGAGAAAGAATGCGCCTTGATTGTCCGCTTTACGCGGACTGTGCCCACCGGCTTCATCAAGGCATCGCTGGTCGCCTTGCTGGCGGCCATGGCCGTCACGGCCCGCGCCTTGCCCAGTTTCGCCCGGCAGATGAACCTGCAATGCGCCGCCTGCCACGCCGAGTTTCCCATCCTGACCGACATGGGCCGGTTGTTCAAGCTGAGCGGCTACACCATGAGCTCCGATCAGAGCATGCTCCCGGTCATCGCCGCGATGATCGAGCCGTCGTTCACCAATACCCGCATCGGGCAGGACGGCGGGGCCGCTCCCGGGTTTGCGGCCAACAACAATTACGCCACGACCCAGGCCAGCCTGTTCTATGCCGGCCGTTTGTTCGGTCCCTATGCCTCAAAGCTTTTCGGAAACTCCGCCGCCTCGTTCCTCAACAAGATCGGCATCTTCTCCCAGATGACCTATGACGGCGTGGCCAAGACCTGGTCCTGGGACAATACCGAGCTCCGCTATGCGGACAACGCGGCCGTGTCGGGTCACAACGTGTTGTGGGGCGTTTATCTCAACAACAATCCGACCCTGCAAGACCCGTGGAATACCGTGCCGGCCTGGGGGTTTCCCTTCGCGAGCTCCAAACTGGCTCCCACGCCGGGTGCGGCCCCGTTGATCGCCGGTGCCCTGGCCCAGCAGGTGGCGGGGGTGGGAGCCTACGCGATGATTGACAACAAACTCTACCTCGACCTGGGCGCCTACAAGACACTGCCCAGCCGCGTGCAACATGCCCTGGGCATCGACCCGTCGGGTGAAACCCAGATAGCCAGCCCGGCGCCCTACTGTCGGATTGCCTACACCCAGTCGGCCGGAGGCGGAGCCTGGGAAACGGGGCTTTTCGCCCTCGCCGCGTCCGCCTATCCCGGACGGGATAACAGCGCCGGCACCGACCGGATGGTGGACTTTGGCATCGACACCGAGTTCCAGAAGACAATTGGCGCAAACGACCTCACCACACTCGTCACCTACATCCATGAGAGTGACAAATGGAACGCGAGCCAGGCCCTGGGCAACACGGCGAAGAGCTCGGGCACGCTCGACGAGTTCAAGGGCTCGGTCCACTACCTCATCGACAAGACCTATGGCTTCGCGGTGCAGTATTTCTCGGTGACCGGCTCGTCGGACAGCCTGGCCTATGCGAGCAGCCCCGAAAACTCGCCCAACAGCGACGGTTATATCCTGGAAGCCGACTACCTGCCGCTGAACAAGGGCACCGGCCCGGCGTTCTGGCCACGGAGCAACGTCAAGTTCTCGCTGCAATACACGGCCTACAACCGCTTCGACGGCTCAAAGACCAATGTCGATGGCGGCGGACACTCCGCCAAGGACAACAACACCCTGTATCTCCAGGCTTGGTTCGCATTCTGA
- a CDS encoding ComF family protein, translating into MNSGFQELWRDRLDVIFPRSCVHCGGMVEGGRLRHLCPACERHLLVVGPPHCTTCGHPYYGATEVNRLCPHCEMLEPKFGAGKTAILLQGPGRSLVHALKYHHGLQVLEDITIIMAAVPGYADYLRDAVLVPVPLHPKKLRQRRYNQSRLLAECVVQAVDGQARVEDLLSRVVHTESQTHYDRSARQKNLKNAFALAPGATINPAQRYVLVDDVFTTGSTLNACAAVLRRGGALNLDVVTFGHG; encoded by the coding sequence GTGAATTCCGGATTCCAAGAACTCTGGCGGGACCGGCTCGATGTGATCTTCCCCCGGAGCTGCGTGCACTGTGGTGGAATGGTCGAGGGCGGGCGGCTGCGGCACCTGTGCCCGGCGTGCGAGCGGCACCTCCTCGTGGTCGGCCCCCCGCACTGCACGACCTGCGGTCATCCGTATTACGGCGCGACGGAGGTCAACCGGCTCTGTCCGCATTGCGAGATGCTCGAGCCGAAGTTTGGCGCAGGGAAGACCGCGATCCTGCTGCAGGGCCCGGGCCGGTCGCTGGTGCACGCCCTCAAGTATCACCACGGGCTCCAGGTGCTGGAGGACATCACGATCATCATGGCGGCGGTGCCGGGCTACGCCGACTACCTGCGCGACGCGGTGCTGGTGCCCGTGCCGCTGCACCCGAAAAAACTGCGCCAGCGGCGCTACAACCAGAGCCGCCTGCTGGCTGAGTGTGTGGTGCAAGCGGTTGACGGACAGGCTCGCGTGGAGGATTTGCTGAGTCGCGTCGTGCACACCGAATCGCAAACGCACTACGACCGGTCGGCGCGTCAGAAGAACCTGAAAAATGCCTTTGCCTTGGCTCCGGGGGCCACCATTAATCCGGCTCAACGTTACGTGTTGGTCGATGATGTTTTTACAACCGGTTCCACTCTCAATGCCTGTGCCGCGGTTCTCCGCCGGGGCGGTGCGCTGAATCTCGACGTCGTTACCTTCGGGCACGGCTAA
- the accD gene encoding acetyl-CoA carboxylase, carboxyltransferase subunit beta: MTHFAKPKLPSATKAAGTKQTKKKVNTEGLWTKCPISGEIVFNKDLEANQMVVPKSGYHFPIGCRERIAAMTDEGSFEEFDAGVKSADPLKFVDSAAYPDRIRRYEKESGLPEAVICGAARISGIAVSLAVMDFRFCGGAMGAAVGEKITRAIERALKKKTPCIIVSSSGGARMQEGIFSLMQMAKTSAALGRLAEAKLPFVSILTYPTTGGVTASFATLGDVILAEPGAMIGFAGARVIKETTKQTLPAGFQTAEFLLKHGLIDQIVSRLEMKDRLTSLLQALHVHKYHAHKVPTAAPFPTPAAATAG, encoded by the coding sequence ATGACACATTTCGCGAAACCCAAGCTGCCGTCCGCCACCAAGGCGGCCGGCACCAAGCAAACCAAGAAGAAGGTCAACACCGAGGGTCTTTGGACCAAGTGCCCCATTTCGGGGGAGATCGTCTTCAACAAGGACCTTGAAGCCAACCAGATGGTCGTCCCGAAGAGCGGCTACCATTTCCCGATCGGCTGCCGCGAGCGCATCGCGGCCATGACCGATGAGGGCAGCTTCGAGGAGTTCGATGCCGGCGTGAAATCGGCCGACCCGCTGAAGTTCGTGGACTCGGCGGCCTATCCCGACCGCATCAGGCGCTACGAGAAGGAAAGCGGCCTGCCCGAGGCGGTCATCTGCGGCGCGGCCAGGATCAGCGGCATCGCCGTTTCGCTGGCCGTGATGGACTTCCGTTTCTGCGGCGGCGCCATGGGCGCGGCCGTCGGCGAGAAGATCACCCGCGCCATCGAGCGCGCCCTCAAGAAGAAGACCCCCTGCATCATCGTCAGCTCCTCCGGCGGCGCCCGCATGCAGGAGGGCATCTTTTCGCTGATGCAGATGGCGAAGACCAGCGCGGCGCTCGGCCGGCTCGCTGAGGCGAAGCTGCCGTTCGTCTCCATCCTCACTTACCCGACGACCGGCGGTGTGACCGCCAGCTTCGCGACCCTGGGCGACGTCATCCTCGCCGAACCGGGCGCGATGATCGGCTTTGCCGGCGCCCGCGTCATCAAGGAGACGACCAAGCAGACGCTGCCGGCCGGTTTCCAGACGGCGGAGTTCCTGCTCAAGCACGGGCTCATCGACCAGATTGTCAGCCGCCTCGAGATGAAGGATCGCCTGACCAGCCTGCTGCAGGCCCTGCACGTGCACAAATACCACGCGCACAAGGTGCCGACGGCGGCGCCCTTTCCCACGCCCGCCGCGGCCACAGCGGGCTGA
- a CDS encoding folylpolyglutamate synthase/dihydrofolate synthase family protein gives MVKPFPDYASVTEYLYALKAGGVKFGIDRMRRLAAALGHPERGYPVIHVAGTNGKGSVSAMLDAILHAAGRHTGLYTSPHLVKLGERVQVDRRLLTEAEIVAYTNELRPVAARAAAAAADEHATFFEFMTAMAFLQFQRKQVDIAIVEVGLGGRLDATNVVQPEIAVITSIGLDHIAELGGTVALIAREKAGIIKPGRPVVIGRLPPEAESVIRAVAAGLDAPVHSVREAFGENPDRYPATNLAGDYQRWNAATATLVARLLDRSCRVAASRQTGPATSADPTKWGLTAEVIARGLQSVNWPGRWQRTLFGGRPLILDASHNPEGAEVLGQNLVQLRRETGRAPVIIAGALGEFRARALLEVVCRHAREVHLVTPHQARASSFEEMVALVPPDKRGLIHRGTLEAIFPDARTCTVGGPGDTVVVTGSIYLLGEVLERIEPGRGAGEGKLQDF, from the coding sequence GTGGTTAAACCTTTTCCCGATTACGCTTCCGTCACCGAGTATCTCTACGCCCTCAAGGCGGGCGGGGTGAAGTTCGGCATCGACCGGATGCGGCGGCTGGCGGCGGCGCTAGGGCATCCCGAGCGGGGTTACCCGGTGATCCATGTCGCCGGCACCAACGGCAAGGGCTCGGTCTCGGCCATGCTCGATGCCATCCTCCACGCCGCGGGCCGGCACACCGGGCTCTACACGTCGCCCCACCTCGTCAAGCTGGGCGAACGCGTCCAGGTGGACCGGCGGCTCCTCACCGAGGCGGAGATCGTGGCCTATACGAACGAGCTCCGGCCGGTCGCGGCCCGGGCCGCGGCGGCGGCGGCGGACGAGCATGCGACCTTCTTCGAGTTCATGACGGCGATGGCGTTCCTGCAGTTCCAGCGGAAGCAGGTGGATATTGCGATTGTCGAGGTCGGGCTCGGCGGCCGGCTCGATGCGACCAATGTCGTCCAGCCGGAAATCGCGGTCATCACCTCCATCGGCCTCGACCACATTGCGGAACTTGGCGGCACGGTGGCGCTGATCGCCCGCGAGAAGGCCGGCATCATCAAGCCCGGCCGGCCGGTCGTCATCGGGCGCCTGCCGCCCGAGGCGGAGTCGGTGATCCGGGCGGTGGCGGCCGGCCTGGATGCCCCGGTGCACTCGGTGCGCGAGGCCTTTGGCGAAAATCCGGACCGTTATCCTGCGACCAACCTCGCGGGCGACTACCAGCGCTGGAACGCGGCCACGGCGACGCTTGTGGCGCGTCTGCTGGATCGGAGCTGTAGGGTTGCCGCTAGCCGGCAGACCGGTCCGGCGACTAGCGCCGACCCTACAAAATGGGGGCTCACTGCAGAGGTGATCGCGCGCGGTCTGCAGTCGGTCAACTGGCCGGGTCGCTGGCAGCGCACCCTGTTCGGCGGGCGGCCGCTTATCCTCGATGCCTCGCACAATCCCGAGGGCGCGGAGGTGCTCGGGCAGAACCTGGTGCAGCTCCGGCGGGAAACCGGGCGCGCCCCGGTCATCATCGCCGGGGCGCTGGGCGAGTTCCGCGCCCGGGCGCTGCTCGAGGTGGTCTGCCGCCATGCACGGGAGGTCCACCTCGTGACGCCGCACCAGGCGCGTGCCAGCAGCTTTGAGGAGATGGTCGCCTTGGTGCCGCCGGACAAACGCGGCCTTATCCACCGCGGCACGCTGGAAGCAATCTTTCCCGACGCGCGCACCTGCACGGTGGGCGGCCCCGGTGACACGGTGGTCGTCACCGGCTCGATCTACCTGCTGGGCGAGGTACTCGAGCGCATCGAGCCCGGCCGCGGGGCCGGCGAGGGGAAGCTGCAGGACTTCTAG
- a CDS encoding tetratricopeptide repeat protein — translation MRKPGSLIRAALLSGLLGLLATAQEPKPGAPQDAAAAKAPASGEEIERLKARREQALKLNELIARANAALSAKQWPEAAEAFQSLITAEPERWEYRRGRADALLNSGKYEEAIRAYEDGLARVQPELTAANRGEPATERARAAGQMLTNQGNCYLKLGKPDDALAAYRKAAELEPNPSAAYFDLAATCYNLGRVDEALIYCDKTIAADPGRADAYFIKGSILLGNATMDQAGKLVGPPGMIESLQKYLELKPDGPHAADVKEMLKYAGVEPAPAKK, via the coding sequence ATGCGAAAACCGGGCAGTCTGATTCGCGCCGCGCTTCTCTCCGGCCTCCTGGGCCTGCTGGCGACCGCCCAGGAGCCGAAGCCGGGTGCGCCCCAGGACGCCGCCGCGGCCAAGGCGCCGGCGAGCGGGGAAGAAATCGAGCGGCTCAAGGCCAGGCGGGAGCAAGCCCTGAAGCTGAACGAGCTTATCGCCCGCGCCAACGCCGCGCTGAGCGCCAAGCAATGGCCCGAGGCCGCCGAGGCCTTTCAATCGCTGATCACGGCGGAACCGGAACGCTGGGAGTATCGCCGCGGGCGGGCGGACGCGCTGCTCAACTCGGGCAAATACGAGGAAGCGATCCGCGCCTATGAGGACGGTCTGGCCCGCGTGCAACCGGAACTGACGGCCGCCAATCGGGGTGAACCCGCCACGGAGCGGGCGAGAGCGGCGGGCCAGATGCTGACCAACCAGGGCAATTGCTATCTCAAGCTCGGCAAGCCCGACGATGCGCTGGCCGCCTACCGGAAGGCAGCTGAACTGGAACCCAATCCCAGCGCGGCATATTTCGACCTGGCCGCCACCTGCTACAACCTTGGCCGGGTGGACGAGGCCCTCATCTACTGCGACAAGACGATTGCCGCCGACCCGGGCCGGGCCGATGCTTACTTCATCAAGGGCTCCATCCTGCTGGGCAACGCCACCATGGACCAAGCCGGCAAACTGGTCGGTCCGCCCGGGATGATCGAGTCCCTGCAAAAATACCTCGAGCTGAAACCGGACGGCCCGCACGCCGCCGACGTGAAGGAGATGCTCAAGTATGCGGGCGTCGAACCCGCGCCGGCGAAGAAGTGA
- a CDS encoding NAD-dependent epimerase/dehydratase family protein — MQPRPSFAKAFRGKRVLITGGLGFIGSNLTRALVALGAKVTILDSLIPEYGGNRRNLRGLGRQVAINLADVRDRHSLPEFLRGQHFLFNLAGQTSHMDSMTDPETDLEINCRAQLTLLEACRRHNPKLRVVFASTRQIYGRPDYLPVDEKHPLRPVDVNGINKLAGEEYHLLYSEVHGIQSTVLRLTNTIGPRMRVKDARQTFVGIWIRQILEGRPVEVWGGDQRRDFTYVDDAVEAFLLAATHPRAVGGVFNLGGVGRLSLRELARTLVAVAGHGSYRVKPFPADRKKIDIGDYYSDCRLIGRKLGWKPRTGIREALAQTVAYYRSELPHYL; from the coding sequence ATGCAACCCCGCCCGTCATTCGCGAAGGCCTTCCGCGGCAAGCGCGTGCTCATCACCGGCGGCCTCGGGTTCATCGGCTCCAACCTGACGCGGGCGCTCGTGGCGCTCGGCGCGAAGGTCACGATCCTCGACAGCCTGATCCCCGAATACGGCGGCAACCGGCGCAATCTCCGCGGCCTCGGGCGCCAGGTGGCCATCAACCTCGCCGACGTGCGCGACCGGCACAGCCTGCCGGAATTTCTGCGCGGGCAGCATTTCCTGTTCAACCTCGCCGGGCAGACGAGTCACATGGACTCGATGACCGATCCCGAGACCGATCTCGAGATCAACTGCCGGGCCCAGCTCACGCTCCTCGAGGCCTGTCGGCGGCATAATCCCAAGCTGCGCGTCGTGTTCGCCAGCACGCGCCAGATCTACGGCCGGCCGGACTACCTGCCGGTGGACGAAAAACACCCGCTGCGGCCGGTGGACGTCAACGGCATCAACAAGCTCGCCGGCGAGGAATACCACCTCCTCTACAGCGAGGTGCATGGGATCCAAAGCACCGTCTTGCGTCTGACCAACACCATCGGCCCGCGCATGCGCGTGAAGGACGCCCGCCAGACCTTTGTCGGCATCTGGATCCGCCAGATTCTCGAGGGCCGGCCCGTCGAGGTGTGGGGCGGCGACCAGCGGCGCGATTTCACCTACGTGGACGATGCCGTCGAGGCGTTCCTGCTGGCGGCGACCCATCCCCGGGCCGTCGGCGGCGTCTTCAACCTCGGCGGCGTGGGCCGGCTCAGCCTGCGCGAGCTGGCCCGGACGCTGGTCGCCGTGGCCGGGCACGGCAGCTACCGCGTGAAGCCGTTTCCCGCCGATCGGAAGAAAATCGACATCGGCGACTATTACTCGGATTGCCGGCTCATCGGCCGGAAACTGGGCTGGAAGCCGCGCACCGGCATCCGCGAGGCGCTCGCGCAGACCGTCGCCTATTATCGCTCGGAACTGCCGCACTATCTATGA
- a CDS encoding GxxExxY protein: MHPLFQKADGLTEHIIGAAIEVHKDKGPGLIESIYEWCLLRELELRRLTTESQRVVRLNYKGFTRDEPLRFDVLVEGCVLVEAKAAEAVLPIHKAQLLSYMKLLDVPVGLLINFNVSKLTDGVSRLMLPGVNL, from the coding sequence ATGCATCCTTTGTTTCAGAAGGCTGATGGATTGACCGAACATATCATCGGTGCAGCCATTGAAGTGCACAAAGACAAAGGTCCTGGATTGATTGAATCGATTTATGAGTGGTGTCTTTTGCGCGAATTGGAATTGCGGCGGCTCACCACGGAGTCGCAAAGAGTGGTGCGGCTGAACTATAAAGGTTTCACGCGGGATGAGCCCCTAAGATTTGATGTCTTGGTCGAAGGCTGCGTTCTGGTGGAGGCCAAGGCGGCCGAGGCCGTTTTGCCAATCCACAAGGCGCAGCTTTTGAGCTACATGAAACTGCTCGATGTTCCAGTAGGATTGCTCATCAACTTCAATGTTTCGAAACTAACGGACGGTGTTTCCCGGCTCATGTTGCCTGGGGTTAATCTATAA
- a CDS encoding DegT/DnrJ/EryC1/StrS family aminotransferase: protein MQKILPADPRASYLAAQAGIDAAIKRVMLSGHYILGPELDAFEQEFSAWLGTAGTVGVANGTEAIELALLAAGIGPGDKVVTVANTVTATVSAIVATGAKPVFVDIEADTMLMDLAALDTMLTKLRDPKIKAVVPVHLYGQAVDMPRLMELAGRHNLFVMEDCAQAHGSLVGGKKAGAWGQLASFSFYPTKNIGAFGDAGAVTGRDLALLEKVRLLRQYGWRKRYVSDHHGRNSRLDELQAAILRVRLARLDAENQRRHEIAGLYLAALPEAPLRLPVIAADRTHTWHQFVVRTPKRDELQAHLAKKDIVCGVLYPVPIHRQPAYHDASLSLPQTEQACAEVLSLPLHPGLTNDDVARVAREVKAFFG, encoded by the coding sequence GTGCAAAAAATCCTTCCCGCCGATCCAAGAGCTTCCTACCTCGCCGCCCAGGCCGGGATCGACGCCGCCATCAAGCGCGTGATGCTCAGCGGCCACTACATCCTCGGCCCCGAACTCGACGCCTTTGAGCAGGAATTCAGCGCGTGGCTTGGCACGGCCGGCACCGTCGGCGTGGCCAACGGCACCGAGGCCATCGAGCTGGCGCTGCTCGCGGCCGGCATCGGCCCCGGCGACAAGGTTGTCACCGTGGCCAACACCGTCACAGCGACGGTCTCGGCCATCGTCGCCACCGGCGCCAAGCCGGTGTTCGTGGACATCGAGGCCGACACCATGCTCATGGATCTGGCCGCCCTGGACACGATGCTCACCAAGCTGCGGGACCCGAAGATCAAGGCGGTCGTGCCGGTGCACCTCTACGGCCAGGCGGTGGACATGCCGCGGCTCATGGAACTGGCGGGGCGGCACAACCTGTTCGTCATGGAGGACTGCGCCCAGGCGCACGGGTCGCTCGTCGGCGGCAAAAAAGCCGGCGCGTGGGGCCAGCTCGCCTCGTTCAGCTTTTATCCGACCAAGAACATCGGCGCGTTCGGCGATGCCGGCGCCGTGACGGGACGCGACCTCGCGCTGCTCGAAAAAGTGCGGCTGCTGCGGCAATACGGCTGGCGCAAACGCTACGTGAGCGACCACCACGGCCGCAACAGCCGGCTCGACGAGCTCCAGGCGGCGATCCTGCGCGTGCGTCTGGCCCGCCTCGACGCCGAGAACCAGCGCCGCCATGAAATCGCCGGATTGTATCTGGCGGCCCTGCCGGAGGCACCGCTCAGGCTGCCCGTCATCGCCGCGGACCGGACGCACACCTGGCACCAGTTTGTGGTGCGGACGCCGAAGCGCGACGAACTGCAGGCGCACTTGGCGAAGAAAGACATCGTGTGCGGCGTGCTTTATCCGGTGCCGATCCACCGCCAGCCGGCGTATCACGATGCCTCGCTGTCGCTCCCGCAGACCGAGCAGGCCTGCGCCGAGGTCCTCTCGCTGCCGCTGCACCCCGGGTTGACGAACGACGATGTCGCTCGGGTCGCGCGCGAGGTGAAGGCGTTCTTCGGGTAG
- a CDS encoding GNAT family N-acetyltransferase: MNIRRLSPPDAIAYRRLRLRGLRQSPMAFGSSHAEEAKYPLAVFEARLQQSATKWAFGAFAGEQLVGVVTLIRDGKPKARHKASIYGMYVERKMRRNGLGRQLLSRALEAARRMPGLRQVRLAVVEGNRPALRLYESAGFMIYGREEAALRVAGKLHAELFLAHRL, translated from the coding sequence ATGAATATCCGCCGCCTTTCACCCCCGGACGCCATAGCCTATCGCCGGCTTCGCCTGCGCGGATTGCGCCAAAGCCCGATGGCCTTTGGCAGCTCCCATGCGGAGGAAGCGAAGTATCCCCTGGCCGTGTTCGAGGCCCGCCTGCAGCAATCGGCAACCAAGTGGGCTTTCGGTGCCTTTGCTGGCGAACAGCTGGTCGGGGTCGTCACGCTCATCCGCGACGGCAAACCGAAAGCGAGACACAAGGCGTCGATATACGGCATGTATGTGGAGCGGAAAATGAGGCGGAACGGCCTTGGCCGCCAGTTGCTCAGCCGTGCCCTCGAGGCCGCCCGACGGATGCCGGGTTTGAGGCAAGTCCGGCTGGCCGTGGTTGAAGGGAACCGTCCCGCCCTGCGCCTTTACGAAAGCGCGGGCTTCATGATTTACGGCCGGGAAGAGGCGGCGTTGCGGGTCGCCGGAAAACTCCATGCGGAATTATTTCTCGCTCATCGCCTCTGA